One part of the Dyadobacter sp. 676 genome encodes these proteins:
- the rho gene encoding transcription termination factor Rho has translation MPTIDDLNIKLLSELREIAGALGIPDHAKLPKKELINRIMSQQEAPAPVAEAVVAEASTVESPSADTAEPKKKRARRPIEPTPVPVPVNSKGGNDRSARNKKDSNQPVASSAPLFDPPARQEFLKRQEERPKNIDTSLEIDDDIDTLGDLGREEIIIPAELEAEPEVTPVAEAVEEKAAPLSQEPVVQAREERPFRPQQHEAQERHQQPQAQREDPSSKIKRNYNNYVREFDGLIVNEGVLEIMQDGGYGFLRSADYNYLASPDDIYVSPSQIKLFGLKTGDTVKGQIRPPKEGEKYFALLRVETVNGKTTEEIRDRIPFEYLTPLFPDECLRLSSRPEQYSTRILDLFAPIGKGQRGMIVAQPKTGKTVLLKEIANAITRNHPEVFLLILLIDERPEEVTDMQRSVRAEVIASTFDEQADRHVKVASIVLEKAKRMVECGHDVVILLDSITRLARAYNTVVPSSGKILSGGVDANALHKPKRFFGAARNVENGGSLTIIATALIDTGSKMDEVIFEEFKGTGNMELQLDRKLSNKRVFPAIDVMASGTRREDLLLDKEILKKVWILRKHMADMNAMESMDFLLEHMKGTRNNEEFLISMNR, from the coding sequence ATGCCTACAATTGATGATTTAAACATTAAGCTTTTATCAGAGCTACGAGAAATAGCGGGTGCTCTGGGAATACCCGATCATGCCAAACTTCCCAAAAAAGAACTGATTAACCGGATTATGTCGCAGCAGGAAGCGCCAGCACCTGTTGCTGAGGCGGTTGTCGCAGAGGCTTCCACAGTGGAAAGCCCCTCCGCCGATACGGCCGAACCCAAGAAGAAACGCGCCAGAAGGCCCATCGAGCCGACTCCGGTGCCTGTTCCGGTGAACAGCAAGGGCGGAAACGACCGCTCGGCCCGCAATAAAAAAGACAGCAACCAGCCCGTCGCTTCTTCCGCACCGTTATTTGACCCTCCTGCACGTCAGGAGTTCCTGAAGCGCCAGGAAGAGCGACCAAAAAACATAGATACTTCGCTGGAAATCGATGATGACATCGATACACTCGGCGACCTGGGCAGGGAGGAGATCATTATTCCTGCCGAACTGGAAGCGGAACCGGAAGTTACGCCGGTAGCCGAGGCCGTGGAAGAAAAAGCCGCCCCGCTCTCGCAGGAGCCGGTTGTACAAGCCCGCGAGGAACGTCCTTTCCGGCCCCAGCAGCATGAAGCGCAGGAAAGGCATCAGCAGCCTCAGGCACAACGCGAAGATCCGTCTTCCAAAATCAAACGCAACTACAATAATTATGTAAGGGAGTTCGATGGCCTGATCGTCAACGAAGGCGTGCTGGAAATCATGCAGGATGGCGGCTACGGCTTTCTTCGTTCCGCGGATTATAACTACCTGGCAAGCCCCGACGATATTTACGTTTCGCCTTCCCAAATCAAACTGTTTGGGCTGAAAACCGGCGATACCGTAAAAGGTCAGATCCGCCCGCCGAAAGAAGGCGAAAAATACTTCGCGCTCCTGCGCGTCGAAACCGTTAATGGTAAAACCACCGAGGAAATCCGCGACCGTATCCCGTTCGAATACCTCACGCCATTGTTCCCCGACGAATGCCTGCGGCTGAGTTCGCGCCCTGAACAATATTCAACCCGTATCCTGGATCTTTTTGCACCCATCGGAAAAGGTCAGCGCGGGATGATCGTAGCGCAGCCCAAGACCGGCAAAACGGTGCTTTTGAAAGAAATCGCGAATGCGATTACCCGCAATCACCCTGAAGTATTTCTCCTGATCCTCCTGATCGACGAACGGCCGGAAGAGGTTACCGACATGCAGCGCAGCGTTCGGGCGGAGGTTATCGCATCTACATTCGACGAACAGGCCGACCGCCACGTGAAAGTAGCGAGCATTGTTCTGGAAAAGGCCAAAAGAATGGTGGAATGCGGCCACGACGTGGTGATTTTGCTTGACTCGATCACACGTCTGGCACGGGCTTATAACACGGTCGTCCCATCGTCCGGTAAAATCCTTTCCGGTGGTGTGGATGCCAATGCCTTGCACAAGCCGAAGCGTTTCTTCGGTGCGGCACGTAATGTGGAAAACGGCGGTTCCCTGACCATTATCGCTACCGCTTTGATCGACACCGGCTCTAAAATGGACGAAGTTATCTTCGAGGAATTCAAAGGTACCGGTAATATGGAATTGCAACTCGACCGCAAGCTGTCCAACAAACGCGTTTTCCCGGCTATCGACGTAATGGCTTCCGGAACCCGCCGGGAGGACCTTTTGCTCGACAAGGAAATCCTCAAAAAAGTGTGGATACTCCGCAAGCATATGGCCGATATGAATGCCATGGAATCTATGGATTTCCTGTTGGAACACATGAAAGGGACACGGAACAACGAAGAGTTCCTGATCTCGATGAACCGATAA
- the htpG gene encoding molecular chaperone HtpG: protein MESVIQEKGNLSIHTENIFPIIKKFLYSDHEIFLRELVSNAVDASQKIKKLASYGEYNGELGDLKVVVKLDKDAKTITISDNGIGMTAEEIKKYINQIAFSGATEFVEKYKDKGEGDKGIIGHFGLGFYSAYMVAGNVEIITRSYQEGAEPVRWECDGSTEFEISPAEKAERGTDIILHIAEDSEEFLDAHRLRGILEKYGKFLPIEIEFEDKIINNPSPIWTKNPSDLKDEDYLAFYKELYPFGEDPLFWIHLNVDYPFNLTGVLYFPKLRNDFSAQREKIQLYSRQVFITDEVKDIVPDFLQLLHGVIDSPDIPLNVSRSYLQADGNVKKINGYITRKVADKLLEIFKNDREGFEKKFDDIGLFIKYGIISDDKFYEKAKDFCLVKNTEGKFFTFEEYREHIKENQTDKNGSLVWLYTTDEKKQDAFIQSAKRRSYDVLVLNSIIDSHFINALEQKLEKINIKRVDADTLDKLVEKEVKLESILSSEDQEKVKKIFEGVSENKTAHIQVEAMPVDELPVVITFPEFMRRMTDMQASSGQRSMFGDMPLMYTVSLNSNHPLIGKIAGSENEEEQKTLAKQLYDLALLSQGMLAGNDLTRFIQRTVGTL, encoded by the coding sequence ATGGAATCAGTGATTCAGGAAAAAGGGAATTTGAGCATTCACACCGAGAACATCTTTCCGATTATCAAAAAATTCCTTTATTCGGACCACGAAATCTTTCTTAGAGAACTCGTTTCCAACGCGGTAGACGCGTCGCAAAAAATTAAAAAACTGGCTTCCTATGGCGAATACAACGGGGAGCTGGGCGATCTCAAAGTAGTTGTCAAGCTTGACAAAGATGCCAAAACGATCACAATCAGCGACAATGGTATCGGTATGACCGCCGAGGAGATCAAAAAGTACATCAACCAGATCGCGTTCTCCGGCGCGACGGAGTTCGTAGAGAAGTATAAGGATAAGGGCGAAGGCGACAAAGGCATTATCGGTCACTTCGGCCTGGGCTTCTACTCCGCGTACATGGTGGCCGGAAACGTGGAGATCATCACCAGATCGTACCAGGAAGGCGCCGAGCCGGTACGTTGGGAATGCGACGGTTCGACAGAGTTTGAAATTTCTCCGGCAGAAAAAGCGGAGCGCGGTACCGACATTATCCTGCATATCGCCGAAGATTCTGAAGAATTCCTCGACGCGCACCGCCTGCGCGGTATTCTCGAAAAGTACGGCAAGTTCCTGCCAATCGAGATCGAGTTCGAGGACAAGATCATCAATAACCCGAGCCCGATCTGGACGAAGAATCCCTCCGACTTGAAAGACGAAGACTACCTTGCATTCTATAAAGAACTTTATCCATTCGGTGAAGACCCGCTTTTCTGGATCCATTTGAATGTGGACTATCCGTTCAACCTGACGGGCGTTTTGTACTTCCCGAAACTGCGAAACGATTTTTCGGCCCAGCGTGAGAAAATCCAGCTTTACAGCCGCCAGGTATTCATTACCGACGAGGTGAAGGACATCGTTCCCGATTTTCTGCAATTGCTGCACGGTGTGATCGACTCCCCGGATATTCCGTTGAACGTCTCCCGCAGCTATCTGCAAGCGGATGGCAATGTGAAGAAAATTAACGGCTACATTACCCGGAAAGTAGCCGACAAATTGCTTGAAATCTTTAAAAACGACCGCGAAGGGTTTGAGAAGAAATTCGATGATATCGGCCTGTTCATAAAATACGGTATAATAAGCGATGATAAATTCTATGAGAAAGCGAAGGATTTCTGCCTGGTGAAGAACACGGAAGGCAAGTTCTTTACATTCGAAGAGTACCGCGAACATATCAAGGAAAACCAGACCGACAAAAACGGCTCACTGGTTTGGCTTTACACGACCGATGAGAAAAAGCAGGATGCATTCATCCAGTCGGCTAAGAGACGCAGCTATGACGTATTGGTATTAAACAGCATTATCGACTCGCATTTTATCAACGCATTGGAGCAGAAACTGGAAAAAATCAATATCAAGCGCGTCGACGCCGATACGCTCGACAAGCTGGTTGAAAAAGAGGTGAAGCTCGAAAGCATTCTTTCATCCGAAGATCAGGAAAAGGTGAAAAAGATTTTCGAAGGTGTTTCCGAAAATAAAACGGCTCATATCCAGGTGGAAGCGATGCCGGTGGACGAGCTGCCCGTCGTGATCACATTTCCGGAGTTCATGCGCCGCATGACCGACATGCAGGCTTCTTCGGGCCAGCGTTCGATGTTTGGCGATATGCCGTTGATGTATACGGTTTCACTGAACTCGAACCACCCGCTTATTGGCAAGATTGCCGGTTCGGAGAACGAGGAAGAGCAAAAAACGCTTGCGAAACAGCTTTACGACCTCGCATTGCTTTCTCAGGGAATGCTCGCAGGAAACGACCTGACCCGCTTCATTCAGAGAACTGTCGGCACATTGTAA
- a CDS encoding MCP four helix bundle domain-containing protein has translation MKWSFVIQQKFKAAILLGGIMALIVGGTMISRYNVEGIDESFSSIYRDRLVPATTILYLTENLYRKRLSLENYLYSEMQEPPAHVKEQLSMHDRNIDSLIQAFEKTYLVDQEAKSLDVFKNQTAKYTQLENQVLALCRAGAFAEAKQVFSAPGAATFESTILNLNELAGIQSTIGKDLMKASKVNVASFGIISFLQIALAIITGLVVIVLIRNSQIIQKPRSDGKKSQYFNLN, from the coding sequence ATGAAATGGTCATTTGTTATTCAGCAGAAATTTAAAGCTGCAATTTTGTTGGGGGGGATCATGGCATTGATCGTTGGCGGTACGATGATTTCGCGGTACAATGTGGAAGGAATCGATGAATCGTTTTCGTCCATTTACAGGGACCGCCTGGTTCCGGCAACTACCATTCTGTACCTGACGGAAAATTTGTACAGGAAGCGGCTGTCGCTCGAAAATTATCTTTACTCCGAAATGCAGGAGCCGCCCGCGCACGTAAAGGAGCAGCTGAGCATGCACGACCGCAATATCGACTCGCTAATCCAGGCGTTCGAAAAAACGTATCTGGTAGATCAGGAGGCAAAAAGTCTCGATGTTTTCAAGAACCAGACGGCGAAATACACGCAGCTCGAGAATCAGGTGCTCGCCTTATGCCGGGCAGGGGCATTTGCAGAAGCCAAACAGGTATTTTCCGCGCCGGGTGCGGCTACTTTTGAAAGCACCATATTAAACCTGAACGAACTTGCGGGCATACAATCGACGATCGGAAAGGATTTGATGAAAGCGTCGAAAGTGAATGTGGCCAGTTTTGGTATCATCTCCTTTTTGCAAATCGCTCTGGCGATCATTACCGGACTGGTGGTGATCGTGTTGATCCGTAATTCGCAGATCATCCAGAAACCCCGTTCGGATGGAAAGAAAAGCCAATATTTTAACCTAAACTGA
- a CDS encoding peroxiredoxin — MSLRLGDIAPDFEANTTQGPIKFHEWLGDSWGLLFSHPADFTPVCTTELGKTALLKGEFEKRNVKVLAVSVDDLDSHNRWIPDINEVNSTEVNFPIIADEDRKVAQLYDMIHPNASEKATVRSVFVIGPDKKIKLTLTYPASTGRNFNEILRVVDSLQLTANYSVATPADWKDGEDVIVVPAVSTEDAQKKFTKGLNIVKPYLRYTPQPNK, encoded by the coding sequence ATGTCACTTCGATTAGGAGATATCGCACCGGATTTTGAAGCAAATACCACGCAGGGGCCCATTAAATTCCACGAATGGCTGGGTGACAGCTGGGGCTTGCTATTCTCTCACCCCGCTGACTTTACTCCCGTTTGTACAACCGAGCTGGGTAAAACGGCCCTTTTGAAAGGTGAGTTTGAGAAACGCAACGTGAAAGTACTCGCCGTGAGTGTGGATGATCTGGATTCGCACAACCGCTGGATCCCCGACATTAACGAGGTGAACAGCACCGAAGTCAACTTCCCGATCATCGCCGACGAAGATCGCAAGGTGGCACAATTGTATGATATGATCCACCCGAATGCCAGCGAAAAAGCGACTGTTCGTTCGGTATTTGTGATTGGTCCCGACAAGAAGATCAAGCTGACGCTGACCTATCCTGCTTCAACGGGGCGCAACTTTAACGAAATCCTCCGCGTGGTGGATTCGCTGCAACTCACCGCGAATTACTCCGTAGCAACCCCTGCCGACTGGAAAGACGGCGAGGACGTGATCGTGGTTCCGGCGGTGAGCACCGAAGACGCGCAGAAGAAGTTTACAAAAGGTTTGAATATCGTGAAGCCATACCTGCGCTACACGCCACAGCCGAACAAGTAA
- a CDS encoding putative inorganic carbon transporter subunit DabA, which yields MTARIRAFDEQTALQEVKCFLPTWPSTASPAGANPLKAFQSFGFHEALRQAREILGLHTTLSLDEYRSFYNSKKVRPEILEKVVQEKKGAAKTFEWQDKALMKKYPISGPPRRGQLRANWKKQYKIDLDEAVHPKLFRILGRYVDQGLADWMFPVRGQGLLDSLREMESNSYVSVFRTSRARDLLVRTNPSITGLLGMIVGEETLFRQYLFDQQFAHLGWSALICEIEKGNALPGRRTASLHDVAVFELLLEIDELDYRTDGRWLPLSVMLAERPPALFDDVPATEKDEILEIWQEAVEWSCYDAVLTALNDENGRERAPAYLPGHEKSNAGPDTVCIIGGSWLAERVSTACRASLKTYDFATDPHGNTLEKLLGRVLSADAPASLGRFFSRTGLTGTDGFDIPTDDVIGLVATAGNAPGDLRIGLHSPAKADVLPVRLLCVVEQCPEIVLNVIVRSRAMHEWFANEWIHLVVVDPGSGELRILKNGKMTAYKQDRRATGRRLVENAVH from the coding sequence ATGACAGCCCGGATACGCGCTTTCGATGAACAAACGGCATTGCAAGAAGTGAAGTGTTTCCTACCAACGTGGCCTTCGACCGCTTCACCGGCCGGCGCGAATCCGTTGAAGGCATTTCAGAGCTTTGGTTTTCATGAAGCGCTCCGCCAGGCGAGGGAAATCCTGGGCTTGCATACCACGCTTTCCCTGGACGAATACCGTTCGTTTTACAATTCCAAAAAAGTAAGACCGGAAATCCTCGAAAAGGTGGTGCAGGAAAAGAAGGGGGCGGCCAAAACCTTCGAATGGCAGGATAAGGCATTGATGAAGAAGTATCCCATCTCCGGTCCGCCGCGGAGGGGGCAATTGAGGGCAAACTGGAAAAAACAATATAAAATCGATCTCGATGAGGCAGTGCATCCGAAGCTGTTCCGCATCCTGGGCCGTTATGTGGACCAGGGCCTGGCCGACTGGATGTTCCCCGTACGCGGGCAAGGCCTGCTCGACTCCCTGCGCGAAATGGAGTCGAACAGCTACGTGAGCGTATTCAGGACATCCCGTGCGCGGGACCTGCTGGTTCGCACAAATCCGTCTATTACCGGGTTGCTCGGCATGATCGTGGGAGAAGAAACGCTCTTTCGGCAGTATCTATTCGATCAGCAATTCGCACACCTGGGATGGTCGGCGCTGATCTGCGAAATAGAAAAGGGCAATGCCCTTCCCGGAAGGCGGACAGCCTCTCTGCACGACGTGGCGGTTTTTGAACTGTTGCTCGAAATAGACGAGCTCGACTACCGGACCGACGGGCGGTGGCTACCTCTGTCGGTCATGCTGGCCGAGCGCCCGCCCGCATTGTTTGACGATGTGCCCGCCACCGAAAAGGACGAGATCCTTGAAATCTGGCAGGAGGCAGTTGAGTGGAGCTGTTATGACGCCGTCCTTACCGCGTTGAACGACGAGAATGGACGTGAACGCGCACCGGCTTACTTACCAGGTCATGAGAAAAGTAATGCAGGTCCAGATACGGTTTGTATTATAGGCGGAAGTTGGCTGGCGGAACGCGTTTCCACCGCCTGCCGCGCATCGCTGAAAACGTATGACTTCGCGACCGACCCGCATGGCAACACATTGGAAAAACTTCTTGGAAGGGTGCTATCCGCCGATGCCCCGGCAAGCCTCGGGCGCTTTTTCTCCCGGACGGGACTGACGGGAACCGATGGATTCGACATCCCAACGGACGATGTAATCGGGCTCGTGGCCACCGCCGGGAATGCTCCGGGCGATCTCCGGATCGGTTTACATTCGCCGGCAAAAGCGGATGTTCTTCCCGTTCGTCTATTGTGCGTGGTGGAGCAATGCCCCGAAATAGTGCTGAATGTGATCGTGCGTTCCCGGGCAATGCACGAATGGTTCGCCAACGAATGGATTCACCTGGTGGTCGTCGATCCGGGCTCGGGTGAGCTGCGTATTTTGAAAAACGGGAAGATGACTGCGTACAAACAGGATCGCCGGGCGACAGGCCGACGGTTAGTCGAAAATGCCGTCCATTAA
- a CDS encoding proton-conducting transporter membrane subunit — MFWNDFHFDSLTAAYLTVGLLIMLLAAWYGRKTMDGRQWPKFGYAVMLFCIGYCLTILSGSTKALVIGWELMGIASFLCMIPHRNLATGNSAKAFFIYRLGDVGLLLAMWASHHLWRENTALISFLLLATASAQSSQLPLSSWLPQAMDASSAAGAMLLAALVVQMGVFLLLRSMPLWEHQLSVRILIASLGTATAALATGFARVEPSMKRRIAFASMAQVGLIFIEVAAGFKEIAMAHVGGKRTAESLPADNIARPDQYRHPETQCYKLDRNLGRPPS; from the coding sequence ATGTTTTGGAATGATTTCCATTTTGACAGTTTAACCGCTGCCTATCTGACGGTCGGGCTCCTGATAATGCTCCTCGCCGCATGGTATGGCCGCAAAACAATGGATGGCAGGCAATGGCCAAAATTCGGTTACGCTGTAATGCTTTTTTGTATTGGTTACTGCCTTACCATCCTGTCGGGCAGCACGAAAGCGCTGGTGATTGGTTGGGAACTGATGGGCATAGCTTCGTTTCTATGTATGATCCCGCACAGAAACCTGGCAACAGGCAATTCGGCGAAAGCCTTCTTTATATATCGCCTGGGTGATGTGGGCTTGCTCCTTGCCATGTGGGCAAGCCACCACCTGTGGCGGGAAAATACCGCACTGATCTCGTTCCTGCTGCTGGCGACGGCCTCGGCGCAGTCGTCGCAGTTGCCATTGTCGTCATGGCTGCCACAGGCCATGGACGCGTCTTCCGCGGCGGGTGCCATGCTACTCGCTGCGCTGGTTGTTCAAATGGGCGTATTTCTCCTTTTACGCAGTATGCCGCTTTGGGAGCATCAGTTATCTGTACGCATCCTGATCGCATCGCTCGGAACAGCGACGGCGGCTTTGGCAACCGGCTTCGCACGGGTCGAACCGTCCATGAAACGGCGTATCGCTTTTGCTTCGATGGCACAGGTAGGACTCATTTTTATCGAAGTAGCGGCTGGTTTTAAAGAGATAGCGATGGCCCATGTCGGGGGGAAACGCACTGCTGAGAGCCTACCAGCTGATAATATCGCGCGGCCTGACCAGTATCGGCATCCGGAAACACAATGCTATAAGCTGGACCGAAACCTGGGAAGACCGCCTTCCTAA
- a CDS encoding XdhC family protein, whose translation MKEITDIIRSYEQALTSGKRMALATVVHVDGSSYRRPGARMLVTDDGQLTGAISGGCLEGDALRKALLAISQQKNKLVTYDTTDENDTTLGVQLGCNGVVHILFEPIKTDDPENPVELLKKVAAKRQNAVLVTLFSLQSRTGAQPGTCFLHLQADDRAICNCTPEMYDQLLSETRAAYQRGDSFFKAFGRSLTGFVEYFNTPPSLVIAGAGNDTIPLTEMASVLGWEITVVDGRTGHATRQRFPKAGKVLVARAEDVLKHIPIDERTFVLLMTHNYNYDLALLKQLLTVDACRYVGALGPKKKLERMYSELESGGMLITDKQKTKVYGPVGLDIGAETSEEIALSVLAEIKAVLGRRAGLSLREKLEPIHSRSDQRVDYTRDEKEEFLCAIQTTTP comes from the coding sequence ATGAAAGAAATCACGGACATCATCCGGTCGTATGAGCAGGCACTGACCTCGGGCAAACGCATGGCGCTCGCGACGGTCGTGCATGTGGACGGCTCCTCTTACAGGCGCCCCGGCGCTCGTATGCTCGTCACGGACGACGGCCAGCTCACAGGCGCCATCAGCGGCGGCTGCCTCGAAGGGGACGCACTGCGCAAAGCATTACTGGCGATTTCCCAACAAAAAAACAAGCTCGTAACTTACGATACCACCGACGAAAACGATACCACGCTGGGTGTCCAGCTGGGTTGCAACGGAGTCGTACATATTCTTTTTGAACCCATTAAAACAGACGACCCCGAAAACCCGGTGGAATTGCTGAAAAAAGTTGCGGCCAAACGACAGAATGCGGTACTGGTAACCTTATTCTCCCTGCAATCACGCACGGGAGCGCAGCCTGGCACATGTTTCCTGCATTTACAGGCCGACGACCGGGCCATCTGCAATTGTACCCCGGAAATGTACGATCAACTGCTTTCGGAAACCCGGGCCGCCTACCAGCGTGGCGACTCGTTTTTCAAAGCATTCGGCCGGTCGCTTACCGGTTTCGTGGAGTATTTCAATACACCACCATCGCTGGTCATCGCGGGAGCCGGCAACGACACCATTCCCCTAACTGAAATGGCCAGCGTGCTGGGCTGGGAAATAACCGTTGTCGACGGCCGTACGGGACATGCCACACGGCAGCGATTTCCAAAAGCGGGCAAAGTGCTGGTAGCGCGGGCGGAAGACGTATTAAAACACATTCCTATCGACGAGCGGACATTTGTGCTGCTGATGACCCATAATTACAACTACGACCTGGCATTACTCAAACAGCTGCTTACGGTCGACGCCTGCCGGTATGTGGGTGCATTGGGCCCGAAGAAAAAGCTCGAACGTATGTATTCCGAACTGGAAAGCGGAGGAATGTTGATTACAGACAAGCAAAAAACAAAAGTTTACGGCCCGGTAGGATTGGATATCGGTGCGGAAACCTCCGAAGAAATCGCATTATCGGTACTTGCCGAGATCAAGGCTGTGTTAGGCAGGCGGGCCGGGCTTTCGCTTCGGGAAAAGCTGGAACCGATCCATAGCCGGTCGGACCAGCGCGTGGATTACACCCGTGACGAGAAAGAGGAGTTCCTCTGCGCCATACAAACAACCACACCCTGA